The Phycisphaerae bacterium genomic sequence ATGTTGGCCGCCAGCTCGCGGAGAATGATCGAGCGCAGGCTGATGCTCGTAGTCCCCTCCACATGGTCCGCCAGGGCAAGCCGGGCGGCCGCGGATGCCCGCTCAGGCCGCGGGATCGCAGCTCTTGTCGGCCAGGACATCCGGACCGCTGAGGCAGTCGACAAAGATGGTCATGTCGCCTTGGTTGACCAGCCCGTCGTTGTTGAAATCGGCGATCCCGCAAGGAGGCTGTACCGTCTGCCCGGCCCCGGTAAGACAAGCTTGGAACAAACCGAAGTCCCGCTGATCGACGTCCCCGTCCCCGTCGACGTCCGGACCGACGGTGCGTATGATCATGCTCACGGCGACGTGCTGGTCGGTGTTCCAGGCATTGCCCGCAACGGTGATCGTGGCATTGTAGGTGCCGCCAAGCTTGCCGTCGGCCACAAAGGACACGGTGTGCGAATTGGGCGACCCGGTCGACGAACCGGAATCCGGTGTTACGGTAAGCCACTCAACGTCGTCACTGATCGTGTAGTCCAGCGTCCCAAAGCCCTTGTTGGTCACCGTGAAGACACTGTCAGCTGGATCGCCCTCGGCAATCCATACGGAGGTCGTGATGACCTCGGTGCTCAACTTGATCTCCGGGCCCGGTGGCCGGTAAACCGCAATCCCGTCCAGGTGCCAGTTCGGCGTGCTGAAAAGCTTGACGGTGCCGCCCGTGGCGGGGTCAAACTCGAAGATGCCCCCGTTGGAACCTCTGGGAGCGGCGATCCAGATCTTGGTGTCCATCCATGCCAGCCCCTTGGGTTCGCACGGTACGCTGTATTCGGCGACCGTCAGACCGTTGGGATCCGCCGGATTGTAAGTGGGATTGGTAAACAAACGGGACACATCCAGCTTGTAGAGCTTCCTTGCCGCCACGTCCGAGTGCCATAGCCAGCCATAGCCGTTGTTCCCCGGCTCCCAGAGCAAACCTTGAGCAATAGTCCCCGGAATATTGCACTTGCCACCCGCAAGCGGTGGGGCGGTAAAGGGGGCAATCTGCGATCCATCAGCCGGGCTGACACGGGTCAACATGTTGCCTGTAAGACCATCGCGAACGGCCGTGATCCACAACCCCGTGCCGTCCCACGCGAGGCCCTCGAGAATGCCGCCCGCCGTCTCGCCAGGAAACTGAGGCGTGATCAGTCCCGGCGGAATGTCGACGGCCCCGGTGTCCTTGTCGATTCGCCTGGCCCCGTCGATGCTCTGGTTGCATGTATCTTTGACCACCGCCCACATGCGGTAATTCGCGTCAAAGTCAAGCTCGTCCAGAAAGCACCCGGCCGGGCTGGGCAAGGTCTTGAGGATGATGCAGTCCGTTCCATCCGGGTCCGGCGGAGTCTTCTTGTTAAACGGGTCGATCTCCATGATCCGGTTGTTGCCGCCCTGGTTATCGCCCTGGTCAGCCACCCACACCCTGATCTGGCCGAGGGCGATGGACGTGCCCGGAGAGGCTGCCAGAAAGACGACTGTGCAGACGAACCGCTTGGACATGCGCGCATCTCCTCTTGGAAGCAAGCCTCAAAGTCGTCATTCTCACACTGGACCGCCACGCCGCGACTACCCCTCCTAAGCTAGCAATCGGCCCGCAATGAGTCAATCATTCATTAAACGTTGGATAAGGCTGCCTTACGAAGGCAGGGCATGGTCGAAATCCTCGCGGCGGACGAGACCTGCCGACGATTCCTTTTTCAGGGATGCGCCCGCCGGCGATGGTGCTCGCCACGGCTGTACAAATCGCAGTGCAAATCAGGTATCATCTGCCTTTGCAGGTCTTTTCGTTCGGCCGGCCCGGACGGCGAGCGTATGCGTGTTCGTTAAGGAGGAACCATGAATCAGGAAGACTTCTCTGGCCTTGAGGGGCAGCCCCAGACGCAGACGCCTCCCCCGTTGACCCCGCCGATCCAGCCGGGCCCGCTCGCCCGGCCCGCAGGCTATTCTCCATACTCATCTCCGATACCGGTCTGGCCGACCGTTATTGGCGTCGTCGGGATTGTGCTTGGCAGTCTGGGCCTGTTGGGCGCAATCTGGGGAGCCGTGGCTCCCCTGGTCATGAAAACGCTCTTTCCGAACATGGCCGCCGACCCGGATATGCCGCACTTCTCCGAGCGGTGGATCCAATCGACCATCATATCGGGTGTCGTCTCCAGCGCGGTGGCCATCATTCTGATTGTGGCGGGTGCGGGAATGCTTAAACGAACGGCCTGGAGCCCTCGGGTTGCTCGAATCTGGGCCGTCATCAAAATGGTCCTTGTGGTCGCTAACCTTGTCGTGGCCTTTCAGATCCAACAATCGACCATGGCAAATATGGCCCAGGTCGGCGGGCGCGGAATGGTCGTCAACGTCAACTTCCTCACGATCCCCAGCATCTTGTTTGGGTTGCTCTGGGGGTGGGCGCTGCCCGTGTTTCTGCTGATTTGGTTCAGTCGCGCGAGCATTAAGGAACAGGTGTCAAAGTGGACCTGAGCGGTGCGACAGCAGCAGCGGTGATCCAAAGGCAAGACTGTGCAACCGTTTGAGAGGCGACGCGTCCAACGACAATGAGATGCAAGACGTGTGAGTATCGACTGTGGAATCTGCCGGCGCGCCGCTGCCCGGAATGCGGCACCCCCTTCAAGCCGAGCGACTACGAGTTCACCATCAACAGCGTGCAGTTCTGCTGCCCGCACTGTGGCCAGTCATACTACGGCACCGGCGAGCGAGGCCATCTTGTCCCCGTGGAATTCGATTGTGTCGGCTGTGGCCGGCATATCCACATGGACGAAATGGTGCTGCTTCCGACCGAGGGCGTCGAGGAGAATCAGACCAGGATCGAAAACGCTCCCTGGCTTGAGCGCGCGGCGCGGGGTCGGGTCAGGGCATGGTTCTCGACCGTGGGCATGGCTTTGATTCGTCCCGCCCGTCTCATGGAGATGTTGCCTGAGGAGGGTGCCACTGGGCAGGCGATGCTGTTCGGCATCATTACTACTCTCCTCGTTGTGCCGCTGGCCCTGTGGCCGTTCTTTCTCTTGCCCCTTGTGTTTTTCGTAAGCGGTTTTGGCGGCCTCGGGTTGGGTGAGGTAGCCGGCTTGATGCTCGTGGCGATCGTCGCCGCCGCAGTCGTGTTGGTGTCAATGTTTGTATGGGCGTTGACCATCCATGGGCTGCTGCGGATAACGGGCGAAACGGCAGGGGGATTGGGCCGTACATATCAGGCGGTATTCTACGGCAGTGGTGCGAACGTCGGCAGCGCTCTGCCCTGCATGGGTATCTACGTCGGGTGGATCTGGTACGTGATCAGCACGGCGATCATGGTCAAGTCGAGACAGCGCGTCTCGGGCCTGCGGGCGGCGTTCGCAACGGCTGCATTCCCGGTGTCGCTTCTTGTGGCGATCATCGGATTCTACGTCTGGTTCTTCTTGTCCGTAATCCCTGGCATTCCCCCCGCGGGACCGGCGGCTGGGTTCCCGTTCGCCGCCACGATGCCCGTTGGGCAAATGAACCGCACGGTTCTTGACGCCATTTTGATCTATGCCGGCGATCATGACGGGGCAGGACCTGACCACGCCGCTGAGCTGGTGGCCCGCGGGTATCTGCGCGCGTCCGACCTGGTCCTCCCCGGATCACAGACGAAGGCCGACCAGATCGTGATTGGCGAGACGACGTTGGTCGGTCTTGAATCGATGCGCCGCGAGCCGGCACGAAAGGAAGCCAGGGCGGCCTCGGCGAAATTACCGCCGAACACCGTTGCCCATCGCCTGGGCGATTGGGTATTCACGTGCCACGGCGTTACACTGAACCCGCCGCCGGACGGTCGTATCTGGCTCGTCGTTCAATGCCTCGACCCGGACGCAAATGCGGAAGCTTTTTCGAGCGATGTGATTGCATGGTGTGCGGACGGAACGATGGTGGTTCTACCCGATTCAGAATTGGCTGCCGGGCTCCGCGATCAGAACTCCCTCAGACGACGCCTCGGTCTGTCCCGTCTTCCCGACCCCCGCCAGGTCACTCACGGCCGGCCCGCGGTAAACGATGAGGCGAGGAAACGATAGGGCAGCCGCCGCGCGGCCGATCTCACCTGAGACATGAAATGGGTGGCGCGATCCCCTCGCCGCAGAGGCATTGCACGAACAGAGCGAAGTCGGACTGGCCGATGACATCATCATGATCCAGCTCAGCGGCGGTGCAAGCCGGTGATATCGGGTTTCCAGCAGTCGTGTAGCAGGCCTGAAACAACCCGAAGTCCGCCTGGTCCACGTCTTCATCTCCGTCCATATCGCCGCGATAACCCGGAAAGACCCCCCAAACCTCAAACTCGGGGATTCGGGCGTGGTTGTCGACCCCCGCATCGGTAATGTATAAGCGAACGTAGCGAAGGGTTTTGGGAGTGACGTAGCTGCGGTTGATGATGCTGGCCCGGATACTGTTATCGATTGTGCCTTCGGTCGCCCACGGACCAGAGAGGCTCGTGGCGGTCTGGATTGCCAGAGCTTCAGCGTTGTAGCTGGTCGGCTCCCCGGCGGCCCCCGCCAGGCGGATGATGTACCCGTCCACCGTCCGGTTGCCCCCCAGGTCGAGAGCCAGCCAATGCGGTGGGGCGGTGGCCGCACTGACCCACTTGCTGCTCACCGAGACAACCCCATCAATTGCATTGCTCCCCGACCAGTCAGGCCCGTACACCGAGTCCGTCTGCACTGTCAGGGAGTACGGGGCGAGATTCGTTCCCGTCGGCGGGTTGCTGGTGAACACGACGTCGGAGCGGTACTTCTGAGCTACGGCGGCGTCAAGATCGGCAAGGATTTGCGTCTTCTGAGGAATGCCGTCGATTCTCCATGGGTCCCCGGACCATCGATACATGTTGACACACCGGAAAACCGGCTTGCCGGCAGCCGGCGCATCTATCGTGTTCCACCGGTTGATCTCGGCATAGATCTCCTGCATCCAGCCGGCTTGATACGGCTCACGGCCCGGCTCGCTGTCCGGGTAGGTCCCGTCCCAGGAATACAGACCGTTGCACTCCGTCGCGTACAGCGGCAGATCGTACATGCTGCTGGGAATTCCGTAGTTGATCCAGTCCTTGTAGACGTAGAAGCTGAAATACAGCAACTGGCCGGCAGCATTGACTTTCTGCGTACTGTGAATGTCTGCGTAGTCGTAGCCGCGGGAGTTGATATGCACGGCAATCCCGTCAGGTCCCGGGCCACTGCCCTGGATTGTGGTCAGCATCTGGTTCATGTATTGAACCCAGTTGATCGGGTTGCCGTCGTGGGTGTATCCACACACGCTGCCGGGACCGTAAGGCCCGCCAAAGGGGGCGATGGCTTGGGTGCAGACTTTGTGCACCGGCCGAACCGCCTTGATCGCGTTGTAAACCTGCCGGAAACAGTCGGCGTAGCTCTGAGGTGAAACATAGGGCTTGTGGCTGCCCACCGGTGGCCATTCGCCGGCGAGATTGGTCTCGTTACCAATCACCCAGATGCTGCAGCCTTGGCTGTTGGAGACGAAGTTGGCACAGCGCGTGGCGAAGTTGGCGTATTGGTCCGGCAGGGGGATAGTGCCGCCCGATTCGCAATACCCGTTGTTGATTCGGCAGATGACGGTATGGCCTTGGTTCGAGAACGAGCGGAAGTCGATCCCCCACGTCTCGGCCGGGTTGTGACCAACGGCCACGGTCGCCGTGATCCAGCCGGTGACACCGCCGCCGGTCAAGTGGTTGAGGTATTCCTGTGGCGACGGCGAGTGATCATGGATCCCATAGAGATACGGGCTTTCCTGAGCGACAAGGAACGTACTACAAGCCGCCCAAACCCAGATCGCCAGCGCCTGGTACACCCGGTTGCCACTCACCGTTTGACAAAGCATCTGATTCCCTCCCGACCGGCTAACGGAGTCTTGCCTGCTACCCAATCATACACCGTGACATCTGGCCATGCTGCGCCTCTCAGAAAACCCCGGACGAAAGCCTTCGGACTGGCCCCCCGGTTCTTGTTTGCCCAAGCCATTTGCGTCTCGTAACATCAGATCAGCCTTGAATCGGCGATTGGGATGATCAACGGAGACTGCATTTGGCCGGCAATCCATCTGACACACCGCACGACCGCAGGGCCATGTTTCGGCTTGGCCTCAAGAGGCTTGTCGCCCCCCTCGCGGAGTTCATTGAACAGCGGCTGCCGGCCGTTGAAACCGCCGGGACCGCAACCGCCCGTGAGGTTCTCCGGCCCCCCGGAGCCTTGCCCGAGCCTGAGTTCCTGGCCAGATGCTATCGTTGCGGCAACTGCGTCGAGGTCTGCCCCGCCAAGGCGATTCACCCCGTGAACCGCCAGAACATCGAGAGGGCCGGCACGCCCTATATCGACCCTGACTTGGCGGCGTGTACGCTGTGTGACCAGTTGGCGTGCATGAAGGCCTGCCCCAGCGGGGCCTTGCAGGTGATCGGCGATAAACGCCAGATCAAAATGGGAACGGCTGCAGTCGACCGCCGGCTGTGTCTGAGACGATCAAGCAGTCTCTGCACGATCTGCCTGGATACGTGTCCGATTGGCAGGGAAGCCATCGACATTTCCGACGGCGGCGAGCTGCAGGTGAACCCCATGGCCTGCGTTGGCTGCGGAACCTGCCAGTACAACTGCCCCGTACGTCCTCGGGCCATCAGGGTTGTGCCTCGCTGACAACTGGCCAACCACAGACCCAACGCCGGCGATAAATGCATGCCTGACCGGCCTGGAACGCCGACCCCCAAACCACATCTTCCGCGCCGGCGATGAACGTATCTCGGACTCCCCATGCCGGATGCCGGACGTTCTGTTTTGTGCTCCTGATTAGTGTGTGGAGACGCTTCAACGACAAAAAATGTGGCAAGAGTCAGCCCGACGGAAGGGTCGTAACTGTTGATATGATAATAGCTTAAGCTTGCGTGCTCTCACGAGCTGCGAAATGGTCGACTTTCAGTCTTGCCATCTGCGGGTCTGGCCCGTTAAAATGTGCTGAGAAGGCGGAGTGGTACGCGTGAGGGGTTGAGCGAAGCGTTATCCTGCGGCCCCTCGCGAGTTTACGGATGATGGCGGAAATGATGTTAGAATCCGCGCACAAGGGATTGGCCGTTCGGCGAACCCAATCCGTCACACTTTGTGCGGGATAAAAGAGGTCGAGGTATAGTTGCTGTCCCTCTGTC encodes the following:
- a CDS encoding dockerin type I domain-containing protein, which translates into the protein MSKRFVCTVVFLAASPGTSIALGQIRVWVADQGDNQGGNNRIMEIDPFNKKTPPDPDGTDCIILKTLPSPAGCFLDELDFDANYRMWAVVKDTCNQSIDGARRIDKDTGAVDIPPGLITPQFPGETAGGILEGLAWDGTGLWITAVRDGLTGNMLTRVSPADGSQIAPFTAPPLAGGKCNIPGTIAQGLLWEPGNNGYGWLWHSDVAARKLYKLDVSRLFTNPTYNPADPNGLTVAEYSVPCEPKGLAWMDTKIWIAAPRGSNGGIFEFDPATGGTVKLFSTPNWHLDGIAVYRPPGPEIKLSTEVITTSVWIAEGDPADSVFTVTNKGFGTLDYTISDDVEWLTVTPDSGSSTGSPNSHTVSFVADGKLGGTYNATITVAGNAWNTDQHVAVSMIIRTVGPDVDGDGDVDQRDFGLFQACLTGAGQTVQPPCGIADFNNDGLVNQGDMTIFVDCLSGPDVLADKSCDPAA
- a CDS encoding discoidin domain-containing protein, producing MLCQTVSGNRVYQALAIWVWAACSTFLVAQESPYLYGIHDHSPSPQEYLNHLTGGGVTGWITATVAVGHNPAETWGIDFRSFSNQGHTVICRINNGYCESGGTIPLPDQYANFATRCANFVSNSQGCSIWVIGNETNLAGEWPPVGSHKPYVSPQSYADCFRQVYNAIKAVRPVHKVCTQAIAPFGGPYGPGSVCGYTHDGNPINWVQYMNQMLTTIQGSGPGPDGIAVHINSRGYDYADIHSTQKVNAAGQLLYFSFYVYKDWINYGIPSSMYDLPLYATECNGLYSWDGTYPDSEPGREPYQAGWMQEIYAEINRWNTIDAPAAGKPVFRCVNMYRWSGDPWRIDGIPQKTQILADLDAAVAQKYRSDVVFTSNPPTGTNLAPYSLTVQTDSVYGPDWSGSNAIDGVVSVSSKWVSAATAPPHWLALDLGGNRTVDGYIIRLAGAAGEPTSYNAEALAIQTATSLSGPWATEGTIDNSIRASIINRSYVTPKTLRYVRLYITDAGVDNHARIPEFEVWGVFPGYRGDMDGDEDVDQADFGLFQACYTTAGNPISPACTAAELDHDDVIGQSDFALFVQCLCGEGIAPPISCLR
- a CDS encoding 4Fe-4S dicluster domain-containing protein: MFRLGLKRLVAPLAEFIEQRLPAVETAGTATAREVLRPPGALPEPEFLARCYRCGNCVEVCPAKAIHPVNRQNIERAGTPYIDPDLAACTLCDQLACMKACPSGALQVIGDKRQIKMGTAAVDRRLCLRRSSSLCTICLDTCPIGREAIDISDGGELQVNPMACVGCGTCQYNCPVRPRAIRVVPR